TTGCCGCGGACTTGTTCAATGATAAATTCTTCGATGGGCTGGCCGGGTGCCATTTCCTCCGAATCAATGGAAACCCTAATCCCACTATTTTTCAAAAAAGCAGCCATTCTATTAGCAATCTCACTATCGTGATGATTGTAGGAAACAAACACCCGAAACGAATTGTCTGCTTGCGGGCTATCCGAAACTGAATGCTGACTCGCCGGAGCGGTGCCCGGATGTACGGACTTCGATGCCATCTCCAGCGCCGAAAAATTGACCCGTGCCTGAATGCGCCCCCACTCCCCAAAATCAATAAGACCAAGGTTGTATTGTTTTTCCCCGTTGTTGTACTGCGCTTGGAGGAGCAGCGCATCGGGGTTTGCCTTTACCAAGAGTTCGAGTGCTTCCTTGGTATGGCCTTCACCTATGAGTTGTAGGATTTTATCTTTCATCCCGGTTGATGTGTGGTCGAAGAATTGTTGGAAAAGAAGTGTTGCTAAGCTGCGCCAAAGGTAGCGAAACGACTAAATTTTTCCCAAAACACAGTTTTTTCAGCCAAGCGGGGAATTTTTTAAAGCAACTTGTTTTTTTGCAAAGGCGCGTTGTACCTTTGCGCTCCCGAAGCGAGATAGCATCGGTTTTTTTGAAAAAATCGGGTCATAGCTCAGTTGGTTAGAGCGCCACGTTGACATCGTGGAGGTCACAGGTTCGAATCCCGTTGATCCGACAACCCCTCACAGGGCGATAAAGGGTGATTAGCTCAGTTGGTTTAGAGCGCACGCTTCACACGCGTGAGGTCACAGGTTCGAATCCTGTATTACCCACTTAGAGTTGCGGGATGTAGCTCAGCCCGGTAGAGTACACGTCTGGGGGGCGTGTGGTCGCAGGTTCGAATCCTGTCATCCCGACTTGCGAAAGGCTGCCAAAACAGGCGGCCTTTTCTCTTTAATGTCCTATAGCGTTTACATGCTTTTCAGTCAGCCCATCCAAAAGTGCTACACCGGATACACCGCTGATTTCGCCAAGCGGCTGCTGCACCACAACAGCGGTCAGTATCGTTTTTCCAAAAAAGGAAGGCCGTGGGAACTGGTGCGGCTATTCCTTTGCGAGGACAAAAAGGCGGTCATGTTGCTCGAGAAGAGAGTGAAAGCCAGGGGCGCCAAGCGGTTTTAGCCCTCTACGTTAGCCCTCTACGTTAGCCCTTCTACGTTAGCCCTCTACGTTTACGAAACCTTCGAGGTTTCGTAAACGTGCCGAACGTGTCGCCTCGGCCAGGTTGTGGTCGCCCTCTATGTTTCGGCGGCTACACCTACTCGCCCGCCAAAGTGAGCGCGGTGGTGGAAGGCGGGCGCTTTGAGTTGTACGGGGCGAGGGGCGAGGGGCGAGGGCTTGCTACCACAGGCGGCACAAGTGGGGGAGCGCCATTCGTTTCAGTTGCGCGACCTGGCTTCGGGCAATTACCACCTCGTGCTGCGCTCGGCGGACGGGCGACTGCTGGCGCAGTGGCTCGTGCTGAAGCATTGAGGGGATTGAGGCGTAGAGCTGGATGGCCCGCAAGGCTTCGCCTCTTTCGAGGAATGTAACCATCACCCACTTTGACCAAATCAGGCAATTTGCGTTTTGCCCTTTCCCCGCAAAGTCATTTCCTTTGCCATCGAAACGCCCTATCCTATTTCTCCGCTTTTGGCGGGTGGAATAGGATTTTTTATTTTCAACAAATCAAGCACACCCTCCGTATGAAAAGTTCGCTGCTATTCGCATTGGGCTTCCTGCCCTTCGCCGTCGGAGCGCAAGTCACTTGCGAGCCATTGTTCCCCACCGCCACCGAGCAAATAACAATCACCTTCAACGCCGCCGAAGGCAATGGGGCATTGGCTGGCTTTGCCGGGCCAGTGTATGCCCACATGGGCGTGCTCATCGAGGGGAAAAACGGCTGGCAAAACGTGCCGACCACTTGGGGCGTGGCCGACCCGGTGGGGTTGATGACCAATGCCGGGCCTAATCTTTGGACCAAGACCCTGACCATCAATTCGTTTTTCAACGTCGCGCCCAACGACAAGGTCACGAACATGGCCTTTGTGTTTCGCAACCAGAATGGCAGCATCGTGGGGCGTGCCGCCGATGGCTCCGATATTTTTCACCCGGTGTATGACGCCAACATTGGTCTGCTGACCACTTTTGTCACACCGACAGCCAATGTGTTTTTGGCCAACAGCGGCAGCCCCATCGCGGTGAAAGCCGCTGCCTCGCAAACCGCCTCGCTGACGCTTTTTGACAACGGGACACAGGTCGCCTCAGCCAATGGCAAAACACTTGAAACCTCCCTCAGCGCAGGCGCTCCCGGTGTGCATAAAGTGGAATTTGTGGCGGCCACCGCCACCGAATCCGACACCTCCTCCTTTGTCTATGTGGTGCCCGGCAACGTCGTGACGGAAGCCCTCCCAGCAGGAACAGAATTGGGCATCAATTATTTGGACAACCAGACCGTCCGGCTTGCGCTTTATGCGCCCAACAAGCAAGTCATCCACGTCATGGGCGATTTCAACAACTGGCTGCCCGACGGCAATTTTCAGATGAAGCGCAGCACCGACAACGCCACTTGGTGGCTCGACATCGCAGGCTTGATGCCCGGCCAACTGTATCGTTTCCAATACCTTGTGGATGGCTCCATGCGCATCGCCGACCCGCTCAGCACCCTCGTGCTCGACCCGGCGCACGACCCCTTCATCCCTGCTTCCACTTATCCAAACTTACCTGCCTACCCTGCCGGAAAAACAACGGGCATCGTCTCCGTGCTGCAAACGGCCCAACCTCCTTTCAACTGGCAGGCCACCAACTACCAACGCCCGAAAAACACCCAACTTGTCATCTATGAGTTGTTGCTCCGCGATTTTGTCGCTGCGCAAAACTACCAGACCTTGCTCGACACGCTGGACTACCTCGAACGGCTGGGCATCACGGCCATAGAGCTTATGCCGGTCAATGAATTCAGCGGCAACAACAGCTGGGGCTACAATCCCACGTTCCACAAGGCGCTCGACAAATACTACGGCACGGCCACGGCGCTGAAAACACTGGTGGACGAATGCCACAAGCGCAATATGGCCGTCATTCTCGATGTGGTGTTCAATCAAGCAGATAACCAAAGCCCCTTGGCACAGCTCTACTGGGATGCCGCCAACAATCGGCCCGCGCCCGACAACCCGTGGCTCAACCCCGTGGCGACGCATCCTTTCAGCGTGTTCAACGATTTCAACCACGAGAGCCAAGCCACGCGGGCATACGTGCGCAACTGCCTGAAATACTGGCTCACCGAGTTCAAAATAGATGGTTTCCGCTTCGACCTTTCAAAAGGTTTTACGCAAAAAAACACGGGTTCCAACGTGGCGGCTTGGGGACAATACGACATTGGGCGGGTGGCCACTTTGAAAAGTTATGCGGATTTCATGTGGTCCATTGACCCAACCTCTTATGTCATTTTGGAACATTTTGCCGACAACAACGAGGAACAAGACCTCGCCAACTACGGCATGATGCTTTGGGGGAATATGCACGGCTCGTACAAGGAAACGGCACTCGGCTACAACCTTACCGGCGGGCAAACTGACTTGAGGTGGGTTTCATGGAAAGAGCGCAACTGGACCAAGCCGCATCTCATCGGTTATTTCGAGAGCCACGACGAGGAGCGCATCGGCTTCGAGTGCGCCAGCTTCGGAAACGCAAACGGCAACTACAACATCAAGTGGCTGCCTTACTACTCCCTGCGCATCGAAATGCTCAACAACTTGCTCTACACCGTGCCCGGGCCTAAAATGCTGTGGCAATTCGGAGAGTTGGCCTACGATTTTTCCATCAACTATTGCGAAAACGGAACTATTAGCCCCAACTGCCGCACTGCGCCCAAGCCGATTCGATGGGATTTTCCCAACGACCCTTATCGCCGTCGTTTGAGTGATGTGACCACTGCCTTGCTCCAACTTCGGAAAAACCACGAAGTGTTCGAGACAGCTAATTTCAATGCAGATATTGGCCCTGCAAACGTCCGTCGGATTTGGCTCAACTCTCCCGACATGAATGTGTTTGTGGTGGCCAACGTGTCACTCACCACGCAAAGCACCTTGCTTTTCCTCGACGCGACCATCGGTTGGTGGTATGAGTACTACACGGGCGATAGTGTGCAGTCACATGGTGCCCCCATCCCCACGATGTTGGCGCCGGGCGAGTACAGGATATACCTTGACAAATATGTGCCGCTCCCGGCAGGGGTGAATCCCACGCCTGTCCGCGAGATTTCTGGCGTGTTGAACAGCCTTGAGGTCTATCCCAACCCGGTGGGCAGCTTGTGCGCGGTAGATTTTTTCTTGGACGAAAGCGCCGATATCGTGATAGAGGCTGTTGACTTGACGGGGAGGGTCGTCTCGCGCCTTGCCACTGGCAGGCTGCCTTCGGGGCTTCAGCATTTTGAACTGGCAACGGAAGGCTGGCAACCGGGCATCTACATCCTTAGTGTGCGCGATGAGCGTGGGGCGCGACTGACCAAGCGGTTGGCTAAGTTTTGAAGGTTGAGGGGGGATGCGTTTGCCTTGTATACCTCGTGCCGCCAAGTTTTCAGCATGGTTGGAAGGATGATATCACGTTTACTAAACTTCAAAAGTTTAGTAAACGTTACCCTAGACGATGCTGAAAACTTGGCGGCGCGAGGTATATCATTCCCCCTCAACCCGCTCAGCATCACTTTATTTCAAATAATTCTCGTTGAAAAATTCGCGGTATCCGTTGAGGGTCCTGTTTTTCAGGATGCGGCGATAGTTTTCCTGCGTGATGGCGAAAAATTCTTTGTTGTATTTCTTCTTGTCCGTTTCGCCGAGAAAATCCAACTTCTTGCTCACTTCCTGATAGTAGCGCATGGCTTGTTCCTTGGTGTCGAACTTTCGAATGACGATGATGGGATTGTCCGTGTCGTTGCCTAGGAAGATGTTGGAAATGCGGAGTTGTTCAAGGCGGTGGTTCTCGCGGTTATAGTCCGACACGGCATTTTTCACCTCGTCGAGGCGGATATCCGAGCCATTGATGGCGACGAGGAAATAGTGCAGTTTGTCATCTTCCAGCGTGAAGGCATCGTCGAGCGGCGGTTGGTCGGGTCTCTTCTTGGGGTCTTCGGCGGCGGCCACCTCGAATCCCTTGCAGGAGATGAGTCGGGAGATTTCCTTGGCGCGGGTTGCTTCCGCCGTCTCGGGATGCCGAGCGATGACCTCCGAGAGTGCCTTGCAGTAGGCTTCGGTGCCTTGCAGGTTGCCGATGCAAAGGGCGCTCAGGAGGGAGAATTTGGCCATGAGCGGGTTTTGCGAGCCGTATTTCTGCGGTGCTTCTTGGCAGCGGTCGTAGGCATTTTTGTATTCTCCCTTTTGGAAAGCGGTGAAGGTTTCCTCGTAATAGTTGTTGAGTTCGCGTTCGCGGGCTTTGGTCGCGTTGAGGAAATTGGGGTCGGTGATGGCGCGTGCGTATGCGCTGTTGGGATATTTGGCTGCGAGTTTGTCCAAGTAGTATTTGGCTCGCTCCCGATTGCTCAGGTCGGTGAAGGCCAGATAGCAATAGTACCAAGTTTCCTTTTCGTATTTGTCTTGGTCGGGGTAGCGTGATAGTTTTTCTTCGAGGGTGGAAGAGCAGCGTTTGTTGTTCTGGATTTTGTCGCGGAAAAGGGTGCCGAGTTGGTACATGGCCTCGTAGGTGGCGAGGTGTATGACACTGAGTTCGGCCTCACTTTTGGGCAGGCTGGCAAACAGGTCTTGCAGTTCGGCATCGCTCACGCCTGCGGAGGCGGCGCCGTCGGGACGTCCCGAGTCTTCAATCAGGCTAATGGTGGGGCGGCGGCTGCGTCGCCAGTTGTCCTCAAGGTTGCGATTGCCCCAAGTTTTCGAGAAGTCCTTTTTGCCTTTTTTCAGGAAGGCATCATTGTAGAAATAAAACGTGGAGGCCCTGCCGCCTGCTTGGGGTGTGGGTGCTTTGGCGCCGCCGGAGGCTAGTGCTTGTTTGGCTTTTTCGTCGGCCAATCGGCTTTCTTCCTCGCGTTGTTTTTTGATTTGGCGGGCCAAGGCGCGGCGTTCCTCGTCGTTCATGCTGTACACGCGCACGATGCTGTCGTTGGCGGCGATGGCTTGGATAAGCCGCGCGATGTCTTTTAGGTTGACGGCGTAGTCGGAGGCGTTTTTGTAGCGCGGGTCGTTGGCTGGCAAGACGGTGAGGGTGCTGTCGAAGTAGAGTTTTGCCTGCACGAAATCTTCATTTTCAAAATACAGTTCGGCCAGTTTCAGATATGCCTCGGCGCGTTGGGGGGCGTTGTTCTGGTTGTGGTCGAGTGATTTGCGCAGGTAAGCGATGGCATCGTCGCGTTTACCGTCTTGCAATGCGATGTCGGCCATGACGAAATAAATCTGGTCGTTGTACTCGCGGTTTTTTTCGTCTTTCAGCATTTTGCTGAGCGAGTTGTTGGCCTCTTCGCTGGTTATTTTCTTGTAAGACCACCCTGACTGGATGAGTCGGAGGTTGGCGTTGAAGAGCATTTCGTATTTGGGTTTGCTCTCCATCACTTTGTTGAATGCTGCGTAGGCCTGTTCGTTGTTGCCGGCGCGGAGTTGGAGTTGGGCGAGTATGTAGGCCAACCTTGCGCGTTCTTTCCGTTTGTTGGTCAGTTCCACCGCTTTGGTGAGTGGCGCGATGGCGCGGTCGTATTTTTTTTGCTTAATCCACAGGTATGCCTCGGCAGTGGCCAGTTCGTCGCGCAAGTGTGCGGGGAACCACATATCCTCCCAAAGTTCGCGATAGAGAAAATCGGCCTCGTCGTATTTCTCGCGTTCGGTGAGGGTGCGGCCAAACCAAATCATAGCCAGCGGATAGGCGGCGGTGCGCCCCATGCCTTTTTCATAAGGGTTCACTCCGGTGGGTTTTGGCGGCTCTTCTTTTTTCTTTTTCTTGCTGTCGTCCTCCGTCTGGGCCACTTCTTGTGCTTTGGGTTGGTTCTTGTCGGAGAGCGTCTTGCCTTTGTCGCTGCCTTTCTTTTTGGCGGCGGCTTTTTTCTTCTTTTTGGCGGCTTTTTTCTTCTTTTTCTTTTTCTTTTCTTTCTCTTTTTTCTTTTGCTTGGCCTCTTTTTTCTTCTGTTTGGCGCTTTTTTTCAGTTTGGGTTTGGGCTTCACTTTTCTGGGGTCGTGTTCTTCCTTGATGTATCGAAACGTGTTTTCGGCAGTTTCAAAATCGCGCTTGAGGTATTGTGACTGCCCGATGAGCGTGTAGCAATCGTCCACCCAGTCGCTGGGGCGATGCAGGGCGATGCCTCTGGCTGCTTTTGTGATGACGTTGTCGAGATTACCGCGTGCCGATTGTGGGTCCACAGCGGCGTAGGGGTAGAGGTCGAGTATTTGGTTGTAGTTGTCTCTGTGTTGGCTTTCCAGCTCTACTTGGGTGAGCGTGAACAGCTCGTCGGCGTTGAACCAATAGTTGTAGCGCGATGTGAGGTTGTGGTAGCCGCGTTTGAATCGGCTCACGTCGGAGCCTTTTTTCTTCTCTGTGACGCAGCCGGGCGCCAATAGGATGGCTACCAATACCAAGATGAGACTTATGCTTCTTTTCATGTTGAAAAAACAGGTGCGGTTGGTAATGCGCTTTGAGTGAGCAGACGACCCCAAGCTGGTGGATAAGGTGCTTTTTGGGTGGAAAGGGTTGTCCGTCAGATGCCTTTTAACAAAAAACGAGTCCAACAAATCGCGCCAACAGAGCGTTCAAACCGCATTTTAGCGAACTTTGCCCCCGCAAGCGGAGGTTTCTTTTTTTTCTCTTCAACCCGCCCGCATCACTTTTTAGCGCAATCGAGATGCAAAAGTATTTTGCTTTTATCAAAAAGTTCTTCGACTTCTTCCGGCGGCACGGCGACGACGACCGCAGCCTCATGGAAAAGTTGCGCGACAAGTATCGCCTTGTCATCATGAACGATGACACGTTCGAGGAAGTCACTTCCATGAAAATAACGCCGCTCTCGCTCTATGTGGGCGTGAGCTCGCTGATTGTCGGCACGGCGATTATCGTGACAGCTCTCATCATCTGGACACCGCTCAAACGTTACATCCCGGGCTACGGCGATTACACGCGCGACGAGGAAATAGCGCAGCTGACCACCAAAATCGCTGACCTTGAAGAGGAAATGGTGGCGCATCGGCGCTTCAATGAAAACATCAAAAAAATCATGCACGGCGACCTTGCCGATATTAGCAAAGAAGCGGTGCAGAAACAGGGCGTGCCTGCCGATTCTATCAGCAACATCCCGCCGGAAGACATCGAGCGTGTTCCGGAGGACGAGTTGCTGAGGTCGGCAGTGGAAAAGGGCACGTTTACCCGCGACCCCCAAGCTGCGCAGACGGTGGCGGCTTCGGTCGGCCCGGTTTTGCCGCAAGATGTCCCTTTGGAAAAAATGTCGTTTATGCCCCCCGTGTCTGGCGAGATTACGGCAAGTTTTGATTTGCAAAAAAATCACTTTGGCATAGACGTGGCCGCGCCGAAGAATACCGCCATAAAGGCCGCTGCCAACGGCGTGGTGATTTCTGCCGGCTACACGGTGGAGACGGGCTACAGCATCGCCATTCAGCATCCCAACAACGTGGTGACCATGTACAAGCACAACTCCGTGCTGCTGAAACAAGCGGGCATCGCGGTGAAGGCGGGCGAGGCAATTGCCATTATTGGAAACACGGGCGAGAACACCACAGGGCCACACCTTCACTTCGAACTTTGGTACAAGGGGCGAGCCGTGGACCCAAGCGATTATATCAATTTCAACTAAACGAGGGGGTGTCTCATACGTCGGTGGCGGCGGGGTTGGTTTGCAAGCATTGGCTGCTCGATTCCGCGCCATGAGGTGGAAAGGCAACGGCTTGCCTTGAAAGCCCCTCAACACGGATGGATGAGACACCCCTGCTTTTGACGGCCTCCTCTTCTTTCACTCTACCTCAAAACTGACTTTCAAGTTGACACGGAAGGATTTGACCTTGCCGTTTTCCACCGTGACACTCTGACTTTGGACAAAGGCCGAGCGAATGTTTCGCACGGATTCGGAGGCCTTTTCGACACCCTTGCGGGTAGCGTCTTCCCAGCTTTGGCTGGAGTCGCTCATAATTTCGAGCACTTTCAATACTGCCATAATCGAGTTTGTTTTGAGTGTGAAAAAATCGGGTTTAGCAGTCAAAAGTAGTTTGTTTATTCGGAAAAAACATTGTTCATCGGCTTAAATCCACCGTTCAACCGCTGTTTTCAAATTTTTACCCAAATCCGCTTGCATTTTATAAACACTGTTCACTAACTTTGCACTGTTTATTTTTCAAGCATGGGAATAGTGTCCAGAAAAGAGCGCGAAAAGGAAGAAATGCGTCGGTTGATACTCGAGGCAGCACTCCGGCTTTTCCGCGAAAAAGGCTACGATGGCGTGAGCATCCGCAACATCGCCGAAGCCATCGAGTACAGCCCGGCGACGATTTATCTCTACTACAAAGACAAGAGCGAAATCTTCTTCGCGCTGCAATACGAGGCTGCCGCCGTGAAACGCGACCACTTGATGCCGGTGGCTTCAATCGAGAACCCGTGGGAACGGCTCGTCGAGTTTGGCCGCCGCTATGTTGACTTCGGCATGAAACACCCTGACCTCTACGACCTGTTGTTCATCACCCTGACCCCCATGGATTCCATTGAGAATCAGGAGTGTTGGCAGTTGGGCATTGCCATCCATGCTTTCTTCGCGGAGACGGTGCAGGCTTGTGTGGATGCCCGCTACTTCAAAAGCACTGACACAGAGACGATTGCTTACACGCTTTGGTGCCATGCACACGGTCTTGTGTCGCTCTTCATACGAGAGCGGATGCGGATGTACCCGGAAGAAAAAAGAGAGGAGCTGGCAAAAAAATCCTTCGCGATGATGGTGAAAATGGCGGAAAGCCTGTAGGGATGATGAGTTGCGAGTCGGGAATGATTTCCTGCTCAGAGTTGACCTTGCGGTGTTTGAAAAACGCATAACTCATCTCTCACAACGCTATTTATACCTCGCGCCACCAAGTTTTGGGCATGGCTGCAATCGCAATCTGCTCAAAATCAGGTGCATCAATCATGCTCATCCGACAAATCCTAGCGAATCAAGGTATAAACACTTCTTTAAGTTTAAGTGTCAATTTCAACCTCCGAAACCTTGTCGTTTAGCAAGTCGTGGCGTGTGAAGACATCGTAGTCCTCGGCGTTGCGAAACACATAAACGGATTTGAGGTCAGGGAAAACGAGCCAATAAGATTGGACACCGGCGGCAAAAATACTGCTTGCGTTTTTTCTCCAATTCTTCATGGCTTTGGGTGAGCGAAAGAATTTCGACGACACCGAGCGCGATTTCGGTCATTTTGATTTCCTCCTCGCCGTAGTCCATCGGGCAGTAGATGACTAAGTCGGGAACGCGGTCGCGGACAGGCAAATCGAGACTGATTTCGGGGAGCACTCTGAATTTTTCGCCGAATTGAAGGCGCAACAAGAAAAGAATGTTTCCTTGAATGATTGCGTGGTGTTTGCTCGGCGTAGGCTTGTCCCGTTCGATTTCGTACTCGGATAGGCTCGTCTCGACAATTTCTTCGCTGTGCATACGCGATATTTTTTACAATGGTAAACGAATTTTCAACGATAAACTGCGACCTTTTAAAACCGATTTCAGTCCATTCACCCTCAAAAAACGACCACTCAAAGGTTTGACCTTTCGCCGCCGTTCGACACGGCCTTTTTTTGTGGCAACAACTAAACGCTGTTCAGAAAATAAAAACTGTTTTTTTACCATGAGGCAATCACTTCCTTTATACCTAATCTTTATGCTGTCAAGCGCATGCTTGTCAGGCGTTTACGCCCAACAATCCGTCATTTTGGAGCGATACATCCAAACGGGACTGGACAACAACCTTGCCTTGCAAACGCAAACGCTCGACATCAGAAAGGCGCAGGAGGCCATTCGGCAATCGAAGGCGCTTTTTTACCCCACGCTGCAATTCAACGCCAACTACACCCGTGCCGCCGGAGGCCGACGCATCGCGTTCCCGGTTGGCGACTTGGTGAACCCGATTTACGCCAATCTCAACCAACTCAACGAGTTCGTGCAGCCCGGCGCACCTGACTACCCCACGAATGTGCCCAACGTGAACGAGCAGTTTCTGCCCGACGATTTCCACGAGACCAAACTGACTTTCGCCTATCCGCTGTTCAATTCAGATTTGAAATACAATCGCCAAATTCAGGAACAGCTGTACCAAAGCAAGTCGGCACAAAAGGCAGCATATCAACACGAACTGCGCTACCAAATCACGGAGGCATATCTGCAATACCTGCAAACGTTGGAGGCTGAGAAAATCTGGCAAAACAGCAAGACCGTGCTGACCGAATTGCGCCGCTTCAATGAATCCCTGGTCAACAACAACGTCGCCACACGCGACGTGGTGGCCACCGCCGACTACGAACTCAGCAAGGCCGACAACGAGATTTTCAGACTCCGCAGCAGCCAGAACACCGCCCGCGCTTATTTCAACTTTCTGCTCAACAAGGATTTGCAAAGCGAGGTCACGGTGGACACCGCACTGCTCCGCTCGCAAGCAGCCGCCTATCAGCCTTCCGACTTGATTCAAAACGCGCTCGCCAATCGCCAAGAGTTCAACGCCCTGCGAGCGGGCATGAGCGCCGCCGAGATGGATGTGAAACGCAACGATGCCAACCTGAAGATTCCAGATTTCTACATCGGGGGAGAGACCGGGTTTCAAGGGTTTGGCTACAAGTTCAACAACGAGCAAGCATATATCCTCGCTCGCGTGGGCCTCACCTACGACATATTCGACGGCGGCATGCGCAAAAGCAAAACACAGGAAGCCCGATTGGAGGCCGAGAAAATACGCGCACGATACTCAGAGGCGCAGCAACAGGTCTCCCTGCAGGTCACGCAGGCCTGGAACGAATTTCAGGCCGCTCAAAATTCGTACACGACTACTCAGGCGGGCTTGAAAGCCGCCGAAGAGACGTTTCGCATTGTCACTAATAAATACCGGGCGAGCCAAGCCTTGCTCATCGAATTTCTCGATGCCGAAAATCGCGTGACGACGGCGCGCCTGCAACAACTTCTGGCTTGGTCGGATGTGTTGTTGAAAGAGGCGGCGCTAAGAAAGGCAGCGGGGATTTGATGCCTTAAGGCTCAAAAAAACGGTCGAAACCTTTGGCAATCAGGCCGTTTTTAAGTTCGAGGTCGCCTGTCCAGAGTTAGCCGTCAAGTTCGAGCGTAAGGGCGACATAGAGAAAACCTTTGGGGTCAACATCTTTACAAAGCACATAACCTGCTATCAAGTTGCGGAGAGAAATGGTTTTTGAAGAAAGAAAAGTGATGTGCTCAATGGTGAGAGAACGCAGTTCTACAAGTTCATTATTGTCAAATTCGGTGGCTTTCAACAGTTTTTCTTTGTGTGTAAGCAGCTCGACAAAAGCAAAACTGGGCGTTGTGAAATTGTATTCGCCAGTGATGATGATTTTACGAATAGCAGAGTTTGTCTTGGCCATTGCCGAAAAAATTCTATTCGCATCAACGATGACGACCGATGGATTCATAAGCCAAGTTCTTTGAGCATTTTTTCACCGCTGCGCTTCCACCATTCTTGCCGGGCGTCGTCGGCAAGTTCGACAGCAGCAGACTCGGAGAGATGGCTTTTTCGCGCCAAACGTTCAGCCCTAAGCCATTTGGCCGCCCGTGCGATGTAGTCTTCATTGAAGTCTTTTTGACTGACGCTCAGGATAAACTCTATCTGGTCGCCCGAATTTCTCACATTGAAATCGCTCATTGTTGTAAAATTTTCCACAAAAATAAACCAAACAACCCGCACAGCCAAGCCTTAGTTTCAATCTTGAAATTCGACACAACATGAAAAAAATAACACTTGAAACAGTAGCCCTCCCCTCAATGGCCACCATCGCCGTTGTGGGTCTCTTTTGCCTCACAGGCGGCTGCGGCGAGAATGCCAACGCCAATTCCAATGCCCAAACTTCGAACTCGGTGGTGGACGAGCGCATCCCCGTTCAAACTGCCCTCGTGGAGCAAAAAAACATCGCCTTGCCCATCCACGCGAGCGGCACGCTGACCTCGTCGGCAGAGCAGCGCCTCTCGTTCAAAGTCG
This Saprospiraceae bacterium DNA region includes the following protein-coding sequences:
- a CDS encoding toll/interleukin-1 receptor domain-containing protein — encoded protein: MKDKILQLIGEGHTKEALELLVKANPDALLLQAQYNNGEKQYNLGLIDFGEWGRIQARVNFSALEMASKSVHPGTAPASQHSVSDSPQADNSFRVFVSYNHHDSEIANRMAAFLKNSGIRVSIDSEEMAPGQPIEEFIIEQVRGNGHILSLVSKSSLRSGWVGMESNLSLFASLLTETRFIPVMIDDALFDDDFFFEVAEELDAKTAELDAKIERAKKSGLGYGQFEKSRKRTVEHRQNLSKVFEHFQGVFVPDISGDKFDAGMGKVVATIKKP
- a CDS encoding GIY-YIG nuclease family protein; this translates as MLFSQPIQKCYTGYTADFAKRLLHHNSGQYRFSKKGRPWELVRLFLCEDKKAVMLLEKRVKARGAKRF
- a CDS encoding T9SS type A sorting domain-containing protein, which codes for MKSSLLFALGFLPFAVGAQVTCEPLFPTATEQITITFNAAEGNGALAGFAGPVYAHMGVLIEGKNGWQNVPTTWGVADPVGLMTNAGPNLWTKTLTINSFFNVAPNDKVTNMAFVFRNQNGSIVGRAADGSDIFHPVYDANIGLLTTFVTPTANVFLANSGSPIAVKAAASQTASLTLFDNGTQVASANGKTLETSLSAGAPGVHKVEFVAATATESDTSSFVYVVPGNVVTEALPAGTELGINYLDNQTVRLALYAPNKQVIHVMGDFNNWLPDGNFQMKRSTDNATWWLDIAGLMPGQLYRFQYLVDGSMRIADPLSTLVLDPAHDPFIPASTYPNLPAYPAGKTTGIVSVLQTAQPPFNWQATNYQRPKNTQLVIYELLLRDFVAAQNYQTLLDTLDYLERLGITAIELMPVNEFSGNNSWGYNPTFHKALDKYYGTATALKTLVDECHKRNMAVILDVVFNQADNQSPLAQLYWDAANNRPAPDNPWLNPVATHPFSVFNDFNHESQATRAYVRNCLKYWLTEFKIDGFRFDLSKGFTQKNTGSNVAAWGQYDIGRVATLKSYADFMWSIDPTSYVILEHFADNNEEQDLANYGMMLWGNMHGSYKETALGYNLTGGQTDLRWVSWKERNWTKPHLIGYFESHDEERIGFECASFGNANGNYNIKWLPYYSLRIEMLNNLLYTVPGPKMLWQFGELAYDFSINYCENGTISPNCRTAPKPIRWDFPNDPYRRRLSDVTTALLQLRKNHEVFETANFNADIGPANVRRIWLNSPDMNVFVVANVSLTTQSTLLFLDATIGWWYEYYTGDSVQSHGAPIPTMLAPGEYRIYLDKYVPLPAGVNPTPVREISGVLNSLEVYPNPVGSLCAVDFFLDESADIVIEAVDLTGRVVSRLATGRLPSGLQHFELATEGWQPGIYILSVRDERGARLTKRLAKF
- a CDS encoding tetratricopeptide repeat protein, with the translated sequence MKRSISLILVLVAILLAPGCVTEKKKGSDVSRFKRGYHNLTSRYNYWFNADELFTLTQVELESQHRDNYNQILDLYPYAAVDPQSARGNLDNVITKAARGIALHRPSDWVDDCYTLIGQSQYLKRDFETAENTFRYIKEEHDPRKVKPKPKLKKSAKQKKKEAKQKKKEKEKKKKKKKKAAKKKKKAAAKKKGSDKGKTLSDKNQPKAQEVAQTEDDSKKKKKEEPPKPTGVNPYEKGMGRTAAYPLAMIWFGRTLTEREKYDEADFLYRELWEDMWFPAHLRDELATAEAYLWIKQKKYDRAIAPLTKAVELTNKRKERARLAYILAQLQLRAGNNEQAYAAFNKVMESKPKYEMLFNANLRLIQSGWSYKKITSEEANNSLSKMLKDEKNREYNDQIYFVMADIALQDGKRDDAIAYLRKSLDHNQNNAPQRAEAYLKLAELYFENEDFVQAKLYFDSTLTVLPANDPRYKNASDYAVNLKDIARLIQAIAANDSIVRVYSMNDEERRALARQIKKQREEESRLADEKAKQALASGGAKAPTPQAGGRASTFYFYNDAFLKKGKKDFSKTWGNRNLEDNWRRSRRPTISLIEDSGRPDGAASAGVSDAELQDLFASLPKSEAELSVIHLATYEAMYQLGTLFRDKIQNNKRCSSTLEEKLSRYPDQDKYEKETWYYCYLAFTDLSNRERAKYYLDKLAAKYPNSAYARAITDPNFLNATKARERELNNYYEETFTAFQKGEYKNAYDRCQEAPQKYGSQNPLMAKFSLLSALCIGNLQGTEAYCKALSEVIARHPETAEATRAKEISRLISCKGFEVAAAEDPKKRPDQPPLDDAFTLEDDKLHYFLVAINGSDIRLDEVKNAVSDYNRENHRLEQLRISNIFLGNDTDNPIIVIRKFDTKEQAMRYYQEVSKKLDFLGETDKKKYNKEFFAITQENYRRILKNRTLNGYREFFNENYLK
- a CDS encoding M23 family metallopeptidase, which codes for MQKYFAFIKKFFDFFRRHGDDDRSLMEKLRDKYRLVIMNDDTFEEVTSMKITPLSLYVGVSSLIVGTAIIVTALIIWTPLKRYIPGYGDYTRDEEIAQLTTKIADLEEEMVAHRRFNENIKKIMHGDLADISKEAVQKQGVPADSISNIPPEDIERVPEDELLRSAVEKGTFTRDPQAAQTVAASVGPVLPQDVPLEKMSFMPPVSGEITASFDLQKNHFGIDVAAPKNTAIKAAANGVVISAGYTVETGYSIAIQHPNNVVTMYKHNSVLLKQAGIAVKAGEAIAIIGNTGENTTGPHLHFELWYKGRAVDPSDYINFN